The DNA region CCTATTTTGCGATGTTACAAAGCTTTCGGGCATCGAGCATAATAACAATCTGTCAAAAAGGGAAAAACTGATGCATGAGCTGCAGGACAAAATTGATAAGCTGCAAAGCGATGTAGTGACCATGAAAGCTTACATGCCGCCCGAAATAAAAAGCCTGTTAGCCGAAAACTATAAAAAGATAGCCGACATCAACTTTTTACAAAGCCTGAGCGATGTGGATGTGCAGGCCAATATTTTAAAAGCAATGCTTAATACCGATATTATATAATTTATGGAGTTTTTACATTACCTGCTTGGCCCCGACCTTAAGGCCGGCCTATTGATTGTCCTAAACCTGATTGTTATTGAGAGCCTGCTCTCCGTTGATAATGCCGCCGTACTGGCAACCATGGTACTTGACCTGCCCCCGCATCAGCGGAAAAAAGCATTACGTTATGGTATTATAGGGGCATATGTTTTACGGGGTGTTTGTTTGTTTTTAGCGGCATGGCTGGTATCTGTTTGGTGGCTGAAACCACTTGGAGGCCTTTATCTGATATACCTGAGTTTCAATTATTTTAAAGGCAAACTAAAAAAGGCCGACAGCGATACTCAAGAAGAAACGGTTGATAAAAACAAAAACTGGCTTTACCGTTCAACCGTTGGTTTGATAGGTAATTTGTGGGCAACCATAGCTTTAGTGGAGCTGATGGACCTTGCCTTCTCCATTGATAACGTTTTTGCAGCTGTTGCATTTACCGACCATAAGATGTTAATTTATATTGGCGTGTTTATCGGGATCCTGGCTATGCGATTTGTTGCCCAGGCTTTTGTAAGACTGATGGAAAAATTCACTTTCCTGGAAACTGTAGCTTTTATCGTGATTGGCGTACTGGGGATTAAACTGGCCTCATCGTTATTCGTACACCTTTATCCGGAAGCGGGATTTTCAAAATTGATGGAAGGAGAAAGCGCTGATATTTTCACTTCGGTGTTTACTGTAGCCTTATTTATCATTCCGGTATTAACGTCACTGCTGTTCAACTTTCCTAAAAGGCATACCATTGAACCCAAAGTAGCTGAAGCTGCAGAGGATGTGCTGGATAAACAGTAGGTCAGTTGGTAGTGGCAGTTAGCAATAGCAGCAGTAAAAAGCGCAGAGCTCGTGCGATTCCCTCTCTTGGGAGGGTGTAGGGGGGGCCTGAACATTGTATGACTTTACAAAGCGGATAACCCCTCCCTGCCACAACACCGCCAGCCGCACCCCTCCCTTGGGAGGGAATGAAAACATTAATGACTTGATATATAAACTAAATGTTCTTAAATAAAACAATAGCTTCCATTTTCGGCATTGGTTTTTTAAAAGGCGGGGGTACCTACGCCGCTATAGTTACCTGCGGTTTTATCTGGCTGTTGTGGCAGAGTCCGGCATTGCAAAACCCATGGTACCTGCTGGCTATTACCATATTTGTTACCGCGCTTGGCGTATTTGTAGGAAATAAGGTTGAATCCGACTGGGGCGAAGACAGCTCGCGTGTGGTAATTGATGAGGTTGCCGGAATGCTTATAGCTATGCTTTTTATCCCGCCTAATTTTTACTTCCTTTTAGCGGGACTGGTATTGTTTCGTTTTTTTGATATTGTGAAACCGCTTGGCGTACGCAAAATGGAAGATCTTGGCGGCGGTTTGGGTGTAATGATGGATGATGTGCTGGCTGGTGTTTATTCCAATATCCTGCTTTGGATAGGATATTTTGTGTGGGTGAAGTTTGGAGCACATTAATAAAAAGCGCGGGTTTGTGCGGTTTCCTCTTCCGGGTTTAAATTAACTCATAAAATCAAATATGTTGTATAGCTTACTTTGGTTAAGCCCCCCTTGAGGCTTATATCACACAAATAACTCTTTCAAAATAAAATTAACCCTCAGATCAGTTAATCAGCAGCTTATACCCCCGTCCGTGTACGTTGATGATCTCCACGTTAGGGTCGTCTTTCAGATACTTACGGATCTTACTCAAAAATACATCCATACTCCGGCCGTTAAAGTAATTATCATCATGCCAGATGTTCAACAGGGCTTCTTCGCGGGTAAGCACTTCGTTTTTATGCACACACAGCAGGCGCAGTAATTCAGCCTCCTTGGTGGATAGTTTTTGCTGGTTGTCTGCTGTCATGATCATCTGGGTTGTATAATCAAACGTATATTTCCCAATTTTAAAGGAGGTTTGTTTCTCCTCTTCCTTTTTGCCAATATTATCCGTACGCTTTAACAGCGCATTTATACGAAGCAGTAATTCCTCAATGCGGAAAGGCTT from Mucilaginibacter sp. SJ includes:
- a CDS encoding TerC family protein, with product MEFLHYLLGPDLKAGLLIVLNLIVIESLLSVDNAAVLATMVLDLPPHQRKKALRYGIIGAYVLRGVCLFLAAWLVSVWWLKPLGGLYLIYLSFNYFKGKLKKADSDTQEETVDKNKNWLYRSTVGLIGNLWATIALVELMDLAFSIDNVFAAVAFTDHKMLIYIGVFIGILAMRFVAQAFVRLMEKFTFLETVAFIVIGVLGIKLASSLFVHLYPEAGFSKLMEGESADIFTSVFTVALFIIPVLTSLLFNFPKRHTIEPKVAEAAEDVLDKQ
- a CDS encoding phosphatidylglycerophosphatase A family protein, with translation MFLNKTIASIFGIGFLKGGGTYAAIVTCGFIWLLWQSPALQNPWYLLAITIFVTALGVFVGNKVESDWGEDSSRVVIDEVAGMLIAMLFIPPNFYFLLAGLVLFRFFDIVKPLGVRKMEDLGGGLGVMMDDVLAGVYSNILLWIGYFVWVKFGAH
- a CDS encoding response regulator transcription factor, encoding MKKILLVEDDANLGLLLQDYLQLKGKFDVVLCKDGEEGLRAFTKQTYDLLILDVMMPKKDGFTLGKDIRKINAQVPIIFATAKGMIEDKTQAFNLGGDDYITKPFRIEELLLRINALLKRTDNIGKKEEEKQTSFKIGKYTFDYTTQMIMTADNQQKLSTKEAELLRLLCVHKNEVLTREEALLNIWHDDNYFNGRSMDVFLSKIRKYLKDDPNVEIINVHGRGYKLLIN